TTAGGTGCAGAAGGAAGTAACTCTGGTTCAATTTTACAGGACGTGAGAGTCGCTCTTGCAAAATGTTTAGAGCGCTAGACGTAAAGAGTGACCTATATTTCTAGGTTTTTTTGATTGCTTTGGAAGTGCACTTTTATTATCTGGTTTCAGTCAATTGTTGCAATAACACCAAACAAATATGGAGAATATTACAAGGATAGCTCGTCACTCAGTATATGAATCGTGATATGCAATAAGACTAGTCAATGATCTAAGATATTGATATAAAGCATAAAAAGCCCTTATGTAAATAAGGGCTTTTTTATTTCTCTGTATTTTAGATTAACAACTTAGTTGCAATTGCCCACATCATAAGTCCAACAACAACATCTAAAACTCTCCACGAGCTGGCCTTTTTAAACAAAGGCAACAAAACTCTTGCACCATAGCCGAGTGCAAAAAAGAAAATCCATGAGGCGAGGATTGTACCTGCCGCAAATAAATAGAGCTGATCCACAAACTGTACCGAAATCGAGCCGACCAGAATCACAGTATCTAAATAGACATGTGGATTGAGCCAAGTAAAGGCAAGACACATCCCGATAATTTTAAGCAGTGAATCTTTTTCAATATCACTTGGGTTGAGTGCCGAACTATTTTTTATGGCTGAATAAAAATTTCTAAGTCCATACAAAAATAAAAAAGCAGCGCCGAAATATTTGGCAATTGTGACAATCAAAGGAAAGTCGATCACGATTTTAGAAAAACCCGTGACCCCGAGATAAATCAAAATAGAATCCGAAAGTGCGCAGATTAAGCAGACCCAGAAAACATGTTGCTGCTTCAAGCCCTGTTTCAGGACAAAAGCATTTTGTGCCCCGATCGCTAAAATTAAAGAAAAGCCGATGCCAAGCCCATAGAAAAATGCAGTCATATTTTAGCTCCTCAATCATGTCGGTAGTCTGTACTGGCTTTGGATTGAAAAGAATCACAGTGTCATTTACAGATGAATTTAGGCAAAAGCAGTCCGTCTAACGCTTGGATCAAGTGTTAGAGGCTTTTCCTGTTGAAATTTACTCTTGGCTATTATCTTTTTTATTTTTAAAAGTCAGTAAAATTAAGATTGTTTGAGTTTGGCTAAATTTTTTAAGGTTTATATCCTGAATAAGAAAACAATGTGAGTTATTCTTTTGTGGTCGCTGAAGAGGAGGTGTTTTGACGTTGTAACAAAGCCTATGTCGTGTGCAATAGATTGTGCTTACAGGTTTACTTATCTGAAATTTATATTGCTGAATAAGCAGCGTATAGGAACAGCTTTGTGTAACAAAACGACTTAAAATAGTGTTGTCCGAATTTCCCCCCTTATTTTTCCATTGTTCCCCCTTATTTTTGGAATCATTTTAAATAAAAATTAAAAACAGTCGACACAGGAAGTGTTCGAGGCAATAACCAAGCAAACATTTAAAAAAATAAGTCAGTGAGTCAGGCATGGACCTTAGTCATAATATTCTGAGTGTAAACAATCTAATGCTCATCAAAACACGAAAAGTAATTGCGCTCGGTTTTGCGACACAAGGTCTTGGCTACGCTACCGTGATGACCGCACTGCCTACGATAAAAGGCCGATTCAAGCTTTCGGATGATCAGTTATCGTTGATTATTCTGGGAGTATGCATTGCAGCGGCACTCGGTTCAATTTTAGCTGATCGGATAGCAGTCAAACTTGGATCACGAGCTGCTGTTGTGACGGGTTTTATTTTTGAAGCCATCGGAATCGCAATTGCTGCATTGAGTCCCAATGTGATCCTGATGATTGCTAGCTTTTTACTTTATGGGCTTGGACTCGGCTGCTTAGATGCAGCACTAAATATGCAAGCTGTTATGATGGAACAGCGGCTTGGTAAAAGTGTATTTGGTGGATTCTTTGCTTGCTATACAGCGGCTGCATTCTTAGGTGCATTAATGATGTCAGCCACTGTTTCAACTTCATTGGGAGCAACGACAGCATTATGCATTGCGGTATTGATTGCATTGCTCACCTCGCAACTCTCTAGACGCTGGTTATTTCAGCAGAAACAAGGTTCAGAATTACATCCGCAAGAGAAACCGGCAATTCCATATCAGCAACTTCTCATTTTTGGGGTGATTATTCTGATTGTATTTACGGTCGATTCCGCAATCAGTACATGGAGTTCAATTTATCTCAAAGATGTTTTAGCCAGCTCTGCAACGATTGCTCCTTTAGGTTATGCAGCGTATCAAATAGGGATTTTACTCACACGCTTAAGCCTCGATTATCTGCTGCAATTTAAAACAGCGACCTGGGTTGCTTTGGTCACACTCCTGATCGGCGCATTGGGTTGTGTATTAGCTGGTATAAGCCATTCATTAATGACCGTTATTTTAGGTTTTGCACTGGCCGGTGTTGCTGTAGGCGCATTGATTCCACTGACCTATTCTGCTGTTGGCCGTTTAGATGAAAACCGACGAGATGAAATTATTGCGCGTGTGAATATTTTTAATTATGGCGGCGCGGTCGCAGGTGCGGTCATTGTTGGGTTGCTAGCCACACCTTTTGGTTATGCGCCGTCGTTTATAGGTTTGGCATTTGCCTTACTCAGTATTATTTATTTGAGAAAGCGATTGGGCTGATCTACATCAATCAGGACTAAGTCCTTTGTGCTGGTCAGGATTCGGGGGAACCGGCAACGATCTTGGAAAAATGAGTGACGCCAAGGTAGACCAGAATTCGAGCTGAAAGTAGCTAGAACCCTTGTCGAAGGAATGGGAAATTTTTCAGATAGAAAATTTAACTGTTAAGGTTATCTTTTTTATTTTTGAAATTTAGTAAAATTAAAGATGCTGGGGATTTCCTAAATTTTTCTAAGGTTTATATGCTGGATAATAAACAATGTGAGGCCTTTTTTGCGGTCGCAGAAAATGGAAGCTTCGAACAGGCTGGTGTGAAACTCTATATTACTGCTTCAGCCGTAACCTTGCGGGTGCAGGCGCTTGAAAAGGAATTGGGGCAATTATTGCTGATTCGTGGTCGTCCCTGTGTACTCACGCAAGCGGGGCAGCAATTGTTTGAACATTTGCAGCATATAAGACGTTTGGAACAAAATTTATTACACGGTTTGACGGGGAGTGCCGAGTCGAATTTTTTTAAGACGGTGATTGGTTCAAATGAAGATTCTTTAGCAACATGGTTACTTCCAGCACTAAAAGAAGTTTTATTGAAAGAAAAAATTGTAATTGAGCTTAGAACCGATGATCAGTCTCATACTTATTCATTATTGGAGAGGGGAACGGTCAGTGCCTGTATTTCGATTGAGGATAAACCGATGCGGGGCTGCAATGCTGAATATCTCGGTGTGATGCGCTATCGAATGGTTTCGACTAAACACTTTCGAAAAAAATGGTTTGCCGAAGGGGTGCATAGAGAGAACCTCCGGATGACGCCAGCCATTATCTTTAATGAGAAAGATCGGATGCATTTCGATATCTTGGAAAAAAGATATGGTTTGATGAAAGGAGCCTATCCTTGTCATTTGATTCCATCATCAGAGTCTTTTGTCACGGCGATTAAGTTTGGACTCGGCTATGGCATGGTGCCTGAATTGCAGCTGAATGCTGAAAATAAAGAAGATGGACTAGAGGAATTATTGCCTGAAGCAAAAATCGAAATTCCATTATATTGGCATCACTGGACTCAACAATCGAAACCTTTGCAGCTTCTTACTGAACATATTGTAAATCATGCTCGATTAATTTTGGCCTGAGATGAGAGAGTAACAATAAAAAATATTATATCATGTATAGAGTAAGATTTTAAATGCATGAGCTAACATTACTTCTAAAACGGTTAATCGGCGAAATGAAACCTAATAAATGTTTAGAAGTAATGTCAAAACTAAAACAAGCCTAAATATTATATTGGACGACAATGCTTAGAAAATTCTAGAGCTTCCAACATATTGTTTGGAGACATTATTTAAGGCGGTTAATATACGGCTAGTATCTTTCGTGCTTAATGCTTCATTCAGCTCATGCATATACGTTACAATTTGTGCTTTCACTTTGTCTGCGAAAACTGGCGTGACAGCTTGATCTTCATAAAGTAAGACGTAATTTTTTGCAAAACCATAAATAAGAAATAATGAACAATGTTCGAGTGGATTTTCTGCCCTGATAATGGCTTGTTCACATTCATTTTTTAATTGTTGGTAGGCATCCGTTCCATTTGGAAGAGTTTGAAACGTTTCAAAGATCGCTTGGAAAGTCATTTGAATTACTCGCTCAAAAAGAAAATCTACAGATGATTGAACTAAAAATCAAGGGATAATTTTTTATTTATGGTGCGCTTTAATGTCTGATCATTCATATTAGGTTATGGCTGATATGAATTTTAATTGAATCATGGGAAAGGGGTAATATGATGCTGTGGTTAAATCAAGTTGTATGAAATTTGAATATTGATAAAAATACAGAGATGAATTTTTAAAGTATTTTTACATTTTCCATACTTGTGATATACAGGCAATACCAATTAAAAAAGTATGAATATGGGAAAATAATAAGAATTATTTGATTTTTATCATTTTAGGTGATGGTTGTGAAAAACATTTTATTACCCGTAATTTTCGCTTTTAGTTTGGTGGGCTGTACTTCAATTACCACGATGTCTCCTGCTCAATTTAATCAATTAACAACTACCCAGATTCCTTTTGCAGGAAGTTGGGCGGGTGTGGTGGGGCCTTCTTCTACCGTTCTAAGTTTGAATCGTCAGGGCAGTGGGATGTTCTGTGTCGATAATGGTAAAGAGCTGATGTCGTATAAGGTAAAGTTGGTCGATAGTGTGCTATACACCGATCAAGGGATAAAGTTTAACGTGAAAGAGTTAAACAATAACAACGCCAAGATTCACATGAGTCTGTTGGGCTTGGGGGGAACCTTTGACTTAAACAAAGATGATCAATTGAAGCATGTAACAGTACGTTGTAAGCAAGTTTTGAGTGGATCATAAATCTATCGCTAGATCTTATTCCATGTCATGACGGCATTTCATGTTTTCCGCTGATCAAGAGAGTGCTATGTTTTCTCCTTATATTCATGCATTTGCATTATTTTTCTCACTTTTAAATCCTTTCCTTATGAGCGTCTATATGGTGGGGATGATTCGTAATACAGATGCGAAGATATTTAGTAAGGCCTTGATTCAAGGGAGTCTGATCGCTTTCGGGGTGTTTATTCTGTTTGCTTGGGGTGGGGAGAATATTTTCAGTCGCTATTTGAATGTGCGTTTTGAATCTTTCCAGATTTTTGGTGGTCTCATTTTCTTGGTCATTGGTTACCGCTATGTGTTCCAAGGTGCTGAAACAATTGGTGAGATGCGCGGGGCACCTGAGCATTTAGCTGGTACTATTGCCATGCCTTTTATGATTGGTCCTGGTACCATCAGTGCAGCTGTTGTGACTGGGGTGAGTGTACCTTTTACTGGCGCAATGGCGGTTATTGCACTGACCTTGATTTTGACTTGCAGTATTTTGATTTTGATGAAATTTGGTCATGATCATTTGCGCTATAAACATGCAAAATATATTGACCGCTATTTTGATATTGTTGGGCGGTTATCGGCGCTGCTGATTGGTACCATTGCCATTGATATGATTGTGAATGGTATTGTTGGCTTGATTCGCTCTGCTAATCTTGGTTAAGGAATGTTTTCAAGTTGCACTGAGGAGATTGGAGCAGCTTTTATTTGATTTGCACGTTCATGGCATTTCTATTAGATAAAAGCGCTTCAATGTCATTATTTTGAATAAAATCATAGAAAGATCATAAAAATAATTGATGATGTTTTAGCACTTTACGCATATTTTTATAGGCGTGAATAAAGGATAATAATCACGTTACAGTCTCTATGAGTTCTCTCCATGTATCAATTAGATCAAGCTAACCAAGCACCTGACGATCAGTCAGCGTTGACGATGACTGTTTTGATGACACCTGACATGGCTAATTTTTCAGGTAATGTTCATGGTGGAACGATTTTGAAGTTGCTTGATCAAGTCGCTTATGCCTGTGCAAGCAGATACTCGGGTAGCTACGTCGTAACTTTATCTGTTGATCGTGTCAATTTTAAAGAACCCATTTATGTGGGCGAACTGGTTACTTTCCTTGCCAGCGTGAATCATGTTGGGCGTACCTCAATGGAAATTGGCATCCGTGTAGAAGCGCAAAATATTCAAAAAAGAACCATACGACACACCAACACCTGTTATTTCACCATGGTTGCTGTTGATGAGCAACGTAAGCCGAAAGAAGTTCCAGCATTAAATCTGGATACTGAATGGAAACGTTGTCGTTTTGAAGCAGCGGAGCAACGTAAGGCGACACGTTTGCAGGAAGTTCATCAACCTTCATGTAGTGTGTTTAAAAAATCGACGCAATGTTAAATCATTATCCATGCTTTAAAAAAATAAAGATCGAACCGCAGCATGGTTCGATCTTTTTTTACATTTGTAATGAGATAAGCGTTAAGTCATTACAAATGTGGGTCTAAAGGTCTGGAGGAACCTTCAGATCGGTTTAGTTTGTTGGTGCTGGAGTCGATGCTGGTGCTTCAGTCGCAGTTGCATCAGTTGCTGCTTGAGTTTCTGGTTGTTCTTGAGTTGAAACAACGACTTTATCTTCAGTTTGAGCCTCTACAGGTGCTGCAAATGTCGATGCTGCTGCAAGTGTAAGCGTCGTCGCAAGAAGTGTTTTGATAAGTTTCATGTTTGGCATCCTTTATTTCATTTAAAATAACAGCCTCAATAAAATGATTTAGGGCATCTAAATCGCTTATTCGGCATGAGGTTCATGCTATGTGCCAAACGCTGATGCGGCAATATTCTTAACAATCTATTACGTCAATCTTAACAATATGAAATATTGAATCTCCTTATGTAGTTTCTATGTAAAACATCATGAAGAAATTAAGGATGAAAATGTATGAAAATATGTTTTTTGATTAAAAATTAACCTTGTTTTTACGCGTTTAAACATTCGATTAAGTTTTATTAAAAACGAATAATTGGATAAATCACTTATATTTAGAATCTAAATAAGATTTTTAGATTTACTTTGTGATAGATGTCTCTTTATTTTTATTTAGTGTTGTTTGGGTTGGATTGCTTGCACTATTTTAGAGTTTATTTTATTTCATTCATTTTTCTCTTTAGAATGAAATAAATTCTTAAGACGAGTTGGCCGTGAAATTTGTTGCTCCCAAAACAGTTCCCACCCATATTATTTCTGGCTTTTTAGGAGCAGGTAAAACCACATTGTTGCAGCATTTATTGACCCAAAAACCAGAGCAGGAAGTCTGGGCAATCCTGATGAACGAGTTTGGGCAAATTGGAGTGGATCAACAACTGATTACACAGCAATCCGGTTATGCAGTGAAAGAGTTATTAGGTGGGTGCTTATGTTGCAGTAGTAAGTTGCCCATGCAAATCGCATTGGCTCGTTTGCTTAGTGAAAGTAAGCCTGATCGTTTGTTTATTGAACCAACAGGTTTAGGGCATCCTGCACAATTATTAGAACAACTCACTGAACCACATTGGCA
The DNA window shown above is from Acinetobacter colistiniresistens and carries:
- a CDS encoding acyl-CoA thioesterase, which encodes MYQLDQANQAPDDQSALTMTVLMTPDMANFSGNVHGGTILKLLDQVAYACASRYSGSYVVTLSVDRVNFKEPIYVGELVTFLASVNHVGRTSMEIGIRVEAQNIQKRTIRHTNTCYFTMVAVDEQRKPKEVPALNLDTEWKRCRFEAAEQRKATRLQEVHQPSCSVFKKSTQC
- a CDS encoding MFS transporter; this translates as MDLSHNILSVNNLMLIKTRKVIALGFATQGLGYATVMTALPTIKGRFKLSDDQLSLIILGVCIAAALGSILADRIAVKLGSRAAVVTGFIFEAIGIAIAALSPNVILMIASFLLYGLGLGCLDAALNMQAVMMEQRLGKSVFGGFFACYTAAAFLGALMMSATVSTSLGATTALCIAVLIALLTSQLSRRWLFQQKQGSELHPQEKPAIPYQQLLIFGVIILIVFTVDSAISTWSSIYLKDVLASSATIAPLGYAAYQIGILLTRLSLDYLLQFKTATWVALVTLLIGALGCVLAGISHSLMTVILGFALAGVAVGALIPLTYSAVGRLDENRRDEIIARVNIFNYGGAVAGAVIVGLLATPFGYAPSFIGLAFALLSIIYLRKRLG
- a CDS encoding ArgP/LysG family DNA-binding transcriptional regulator — protein: MLDNKQCEAFFAVAENGSFEQAGVKLYITASAVTLRVQALEKELGQLLLIRGRPCVLTQAGQQLFEHLQHIRRLEQNLLHGLTGSAESNFFKTVIGSNEDSLATWLLPALKEVLLKEKIVIELRTDDQSHTYSLLERGTVSACISIEDKPMRGCNAEYLGVMRYRMVSTKHFRKKWFAEGVHRENLRMTPAIIFNEKDRMHFDILEKRYGLMKGAYPCHLIPSSESFVTAIKFGLGYGMVPELQLNAENKEDGLEELLPEAKIEIPLYWHHWTQQSKPLQLLTEHIVNHARLILA
- a CDS encoding J517_1871 family lipoprotein, which gives rise to MVVKNILLPVIFAFSLVGCTSITTMSPAQFNQLTTTQIPFAGSWAGVVGPSSTVLSLNRQGSGMFCVDNGKELMSYKVKLVDSVLYTDQGIKFNVKELNNNNAKIHMSLLGLGGTFDLNKDDQLKHVTVRCKQVLSGS
- a CDS encoding MarC family protein; translated protein: MFSPYIHAFALFFSLLNPFLMSVYMVGMIRNTDAKIFSKALIQGSLIAFGVFILFAWGGENIFSRYLNVRFESFQIFGGLIFLVIGYRYVFQGAETIGEMRGAPEHLAGTIAMPFMIGPGTISAAVVTGVSVPFTGAMAVIALTLILTCSILILMKFGHDHLRYKHAKYIDRYFDIVGRLSALLIGTIAIDMIVNGIVGLIRSANLG
- a CDS encoding LysE/ArgO family amino acid transporter, translating into MTAFFYGLGIGFSLILAIGAQNAFVLKQGLKQQHVFWVCLICALSDSILIYLGVTGFSKIVIDFPLIVTIAKYFGAAFLFLYGLRNFYSAIKNSSALNPSDIEKDSLLKIIGMCLAFTWLNPHVYLDTVILVGSISVQFVDQLYLFAAGTILASWIFFFALGYGARVLLPLFKKASSWRVLDVVVGLMMWAIATKLLI